The sequence CAAAATAAGATGCTCAAATCAAATGGTTTATTAAATCAGTAACCAAAATACAGGGAGAAAGcaagaggggaaaagagaaatttAGGAAACAGTTCAAGCAGGGTTGAACTGTTGCACAATAATATTCCAGGGGAGGAGGCGACTAAGGGTCTCCCACTGCATAGGAGGATTGATGCAGAAGGAAGTCAGGGAAGGGTGGGTGAGAAGAGGTCAACCAATgaacctgtatgcatatatgcaccaAGTTTGTTTGTGGGACAGTTTTGTCCTGGCTGCTGGGTGTCTCTCTGTGGTCTGTCTGCCTGGATTCTTCAGTTTTTCATCTATCTTTAGCCCAGTGCTCAGAATCTCAGCTTCTCATTCTACTGAAATCTCTGCTCTGAATATGAGAAacctggctattataaataactagaggcctggtgcatgaattggtgcacgggtggggcccctctgggtggcctgtggggatcaggcagaACCCcgcagtccaacgctgcctgcagctcctacctgctgctcccaatcagtcccaatcgaTCGATTGGGAGAGGCTCAAGTTGCTgcagcagcacttgccagccatgagccctgcatctggtgccctcctgaGGGGAATGGCCTGCGGGATCttgctgaaaccagctctccaacatctcccaaggggtcatggattgcaagagggtgcaggccaggtggagggtccccactggtacacaatcaggctgggaagggacccaagttcgattccagtcaagggcacatgcccaggttgcaggttccatccccagtgggggtgtgcaggaggcagccaatcaatgactctctctcatcattgatgtttctatctctttccctctcccttcctctcaggaataaaaaataaatatatttaaaaaaaaacaaagaacagattGATGGCTGCCAGAGATGAGGTGattgggtggaaaaggtgaagggtttaagaagtacagattgctAGTTACAAAATAGgaatgtgaagtacagcatagagaatacagttaataatattgtaataactatgtatagtgctaggttagtactggaaatatcaaggggaacactttgtaaagtatgtaatTCTCTAACCACCATGCTCTGCACTTGAAACTAATacgaaataatattgaatgtaaactgtaattgaaaaagttttttaatataaaaacaaagagtGGACAGGTAGTGATTTActgattgaataaaaaaaaaataaggcttgGAGAAGAAGTGATATTGCTTAAAGTAGCAAAAAAAGACTATGTAAGATCATCCTGACATTGAGGTGAAATCTGAACCCTGTATACTAACAAAAGATATACTGATGAGGTAATAAAAGTAGCCAATACAGGAAGCAAAATGCCCTCAGTAACCCTGGGtaaagaatataaaactgaaactcagacacagacaacaatatggcaGTTACCAGGGGGGAAGGtggtaaagggtaaagggagccaaatatatggtgatggaagatgatttgactttgggtggtgggaacacaatgcaatgtacagatcatgcatcatagaaatgtacacttgaaattatataatcttattaaccaatgtcaccccaataaatttaattttaaaaacatttacaaaagaaattttaaaaagaatcgaTTGTCAACTGATAACTCTTCAACAGACCACCAGAAAACCTGTTGCTCAACCAACACTAACTTGATTAGACCTACTGTAGTAAGAGAGAATACAGATCTTAGTGGTGTGAGGGAGGAAATCAATGGAAGACGTGATCAATGGAAGacatttatagggcttgggggtTTAGGCTTAAGTGGTTTAAGGTGGATCTTTCAAATCAGAGAGCAGATCAGGATTGGACAAAGTTTGTGATGTTATAATTTAGGTTTGCCAGATACAGAGAGGGAAAAGCCTGAAAGTTAATCTTGATAAGCAAACTATTGTTTGCTGAGAACATAGTTTGTCCAGGTGAGTAATCTATTATCCTAATAGGAGAGCTGTTTGCACAGAGGAGCAACTATTTAATCAGACAGATTGGCTTGCAGAAATTCCATGAGGCAAACAGTGAAGTTATTTATTGGTTTACAGTCATATGTTCCTAGGCCTGAACTTCCTGGAACAATTTGTTAAATCATGTTGCCGTAGGAAGTCTCTGCTCTCACTCCCAGTAGTTAAGTTACGTGGGTGTAAATGATCTGGCTTCTCTGCTCAGAAAGGAGGAGGCTATTGCATCATCATGAGCAGAGGACTGACACAATGAAGGGGACGTTTGCGTCAGACATATGCAGGTTGGAATGCAGTGGGGGAGGTCACAGGATTCAAGGCACTGTTTCACTTCTATAGGTGAGAGTCATCAGGTGTCTCCCAGGTGAATAAACCCTCTTTTACCTGTAGGAACTATGAGTGATTTCTCTCATCTACTGAGACTCTCTCCCAGGTAAGTAGTCTAGGGACTGAATTTCTTTTACCCAAACAAGTCATTTTCCTAACAAGACCCTTTGCTTTGCCTAGCTTTGTTTTGCACGGTGATTTCACCTGGGATTGTGGAACCCAAGGTGCCAGGTTGCCAAGAAGAGAGCCAGTTTCTTCCTTCCTGGTCAAAAAAGGCAGTCTCTCTATGCCCCATTCTCACTGGAATTGGTCCTCCAGGCCCCATACCGGGAGTTGTCTGTCAGAGACGTGGAGTGAAAAGTTAGAGATATCTTCTTGTCAACCAAGGGGGAACAGGTTAAGTAAATGATAACACACATGCACAACAAAACAATATGCAGCCAGGAAATGCGATGACATAGGCTATTACTTATTAATTGATATGAAAAAATGTCCACAGCATCTCATTGAGTGAAAAAGCAAGTGACAGAATAGCGTGTATAGTATGATTCTGTTTATGAGGGTATTGAGAGAATTGTAACAAGAATGGTCACCAGTTCCCATTTTTGTAGGGGTGGGATTTCAGGTgacattttactttcttcttGGCTCTTTTCTGTGTTGCTTAAATTTTTGACAACCAGGGTGCATTATTTTTACAAAGACAAGAAAGCTATTTTGTAGGGGGGAAGAATTATGTTGCTGTTGAGGTGAAGAGATGTGTTTTCAATATTGTTAAGTAATTAAAGCAATTATGGTATAATCCTATTATTGTCTAcatatagcaaaaataaaaaataataccctCAAGCATGTTTCCCAGGGCTAttttgaagaaaggaaataacaatTCGGAAGTCACATTAAACCTTCAATGCTGATATCATTAGCACTTTCAGTCACTTCCTGTGGGACCCGGGATTATGTTGACATGTGTCCCTGATACATCTTGGCCTTGAGAGCCTTTTTGAGTCTCAATAACATGGAAAAAAGAGGCCCCACAGGATGGACACTGTAAATGAAGAGGGTCGGTCTGGACATTTGGTGGAGCATTTTTGCTCCCCAGGGGTTCCCAAGCAACCCTCAGCCAAATCTTGCCAGCATCCCTTAGAGATAATCAGCAGGTCCAGGTCTGCTCTTGGGAGAAACAGTCACAAATTCCCACTGGCTCATTTCTGAACTCTAGGGATAAGGATGAAAAAAGCCAGGTGAATCTTAAGACAGGAGCAATTAGGAATCTCTAGGCTTTGTTCACAACTGTTTGAGAAGTTCTTTTGAGAAAGCTGGTCAGAGGCAATCaataaaaaggggaaagaaacacGTCTAAGAGGTCCCCCAAAACAAGGCTATGGATGGACGGGCTCTGCTTGACCACAGGTAAGTGGGCTGAGGGTGGAATCTTGTTACCAGTAAGGGCTTAGGCTCCCTTATCCCCTCTTCCTCATAAGTCATGCTCAGACTCTTGACATCTGATCACCAGCCCCAGCACGAGGTGAATAGGGAAAGAGATGGAGCAGTGTGCAGTGAGTTTGAAATTGATTTCCTTAGGACTCTACCCTGGGACCTAATGTGTTTTACAGCTCAAACTCTCCCTGCTACATCCTATTCCCTCTTAGCCTCTACCACCAGCTTTATTTTGTACACCAGAGACCTTGGAGTTTACTCTGACCACTTGCTCTCCTCACGCTGCCATGGTCAGTCCATCGCCAAATCCTATCACATTTACAGCCAAACATTTCTCAAATCCAGTTACCTCTGTCTCCATTAGCCCCACTCTAGCTTAAGCTATGAATCCCTCCTGGATGACTTCAATATCCTCCCAACAAATCTCCCCAACCACTGACCTTTCTCCAATTATTTCTTCACAATACACTCAGagtaattttatagaaaaaagggaaaaaaagcagaTATGactgtcctggctgggtggctgagttggttggaacatcatcccacacaccaaaaggttgcgggtttgattcccagttaggacacataccttggttgtgtgtattggaggcaaccaattgatgttcctctctcacttctcacttctctctctctctctctctctctctctctctctctctctctcaaacttgataagaaacatatcctcaggtgaggatttaaaaaaaaaaaaaaaaaaaaaaaagcagatatgACAATGTCATCCTCCTGGTAAAAATTCTCTAATGgcattccataaaataaaataaaattccttaaCCTGGTCTAAGGTATTGGACAATAATAGTGTGATCTCTAACCTGACCACCTGAATTTAaacctcagctctgccacttaccaggtGAGTCTTTAGGCAAGATGCTCAACTACTTGGTTTTCTCACATGCAAAATGGAGATTTCAACTATACATCTTCTAAgattgttgagaggattaaatgacattAAAGGTATTTGGAACAGTGCCCGACACAGCAAGCACtcaaaaaatgttataaaacacTGACTGCCTGCTCACCTCAGCTCACACACCCTCTCCCTTTGTCCTCTATCCCCTCTGGCCTTTAttcagctcctcctcctcactaGGCTCTCTCAGACCTCAGGACCCTTGTATAGACTGTTTCATTCTTCTCCTGGAAAACTCTTCCTAGAGAAAATTCTCCTTCACCTCCCTGAGTTAAAATTTTTGGCCCATATCATTCAGTCCCTCTACTTGGAGCTATAATTTGTATGATTATTAATGCTTGTCTCCCCCTCTAAACTCTAAACTCCCCATGTCCACACCATCGAAACCTACACTTAACTAATCATAACAGATGTCTGACCAATCAGAGTGAACCTTGGCCAGTATCCCATATAAGAGCTTTCCATCTGAATAGCCATCTTGGTTATTTGAAAACCTACAGATAAATTCTTAGGAGCATGACAGCAGCTGAGAGAACTTCCATAAACTGAGAACCCCTCTGGGGAGCTTAAGTAGGTAGACTGTGGACTCTCTGACTGGTGCTCTCTGGTTAAAGACCTCACCTCCAATTCTAACTGAAAACTGTGTCCTGTactgcaccccaaagccacaatCTGGCATGTCCTACTGCCTTCAGTTGTTTCCAGTTAAAACATTGACCTTAGTTCTTTGGTTATAATTTTGCTGAGCTGGAGTTTTCATGTTTACTATAACTCCCTGTTCCCCCAgacaaatatttttctcagttaGTAGTCAATAATAACACACACTTTATTTTaacttgttttatttcattttctcttcctggatTATCAGTCCTGTCAATAGAGAGAGATCAGGAAAGTCCAGTCTTCTGACATTTGCTTAGCAGGCCCACATCAAAGCATCAGAGCCTCAATGCCCGAAGCATCTCCAACTGGGTATGTTAGTGACTTGCATACTTACAACTGTGGTAACAACGCACCACAAACTAGCTTGAAACAAGAGAAAGTTAtcccctcacagttctggaggctccaAGTCCAAactcaaggtgttggcagggccatgctccctctgacaCCTCTCCAGTTCTGGATGCCTGAGCCATTCCTTCATAactccatctctgcctctgtttctcaCATGGCCACCTGCCTCTGAGTCTGTATCTTCACACGTCATCTTCCTCCCTGATCTCCATTTGCACTTCTTACAAGttcaccagtcatattggattaaagGCCCAACCTAATTGAGCATGATGTCATTTTAACTCTATTACTTCCGTAAAGACAgcattttcaaataaggtcacattcacagggaTAGGGGttagttaggacttcaacatatcttttcgGGAGAAACAGTTCAATTCATAACACCGGGGAAAATGACTGCTCTAGTGAGGCACATTCCATTGTGATGATGTTAGTCTTGACTTCCTGTGTCCCTGGGCTCAGGGATTGAGCCGTTGTCCCCAAATATGGTCAAAATTGAGCCTTTCATGAATTTTCTCTCTGGGAAAACATGCCAGACCACCAACACCCACTAATGATGCTAGTTCCCTATGGAAGAGGATTATAACTATAAAAAGTATATGATTATTAGAATGGACTAGGTTCTAATCCCACTTTCCTAATGTACTAGCTCTCTTACCTTGGGCAATTTGATAATCTCTCCAAATATAAATGGGTCAGGAAGTGAGTTAACATATGACTCATAATAGGTGTCTTGTCCTCAGCTCCCCTAGCACTGCCCACTCTGGGGGCATCAAAAGGGTGATAGCAGGAGGGAAAGGGGTTGAAGGcaggtggaagtgggcaaaggaggggaggtgggaatgGGGATAGAAAGAGACTTTTCTTGAGGTGATGGGTGCACAATGCAGTGTGCCGATGATGTTTCATTGAGTTGTCCACTTGAAACCTGGTTTTGTGaaccatgtcaccccaataaattcaatttaaaaaataataatatagataataagaaaaaaggggggtggggaggtggcggGAACTGACCCCAGGCCTGCTCGAAAGTACAAGCTTGTCTTATTTGCTCTCTCTGCAGTGCCATGTGCACCTCAGTTGAGAACTGCACCCAGGTCACCTGGTTCCTCCTGCTGGGGCTCACAGAGCAGGAAGGGCTCAGGGGCATCCTCTTTGTACTCTTCTTGTTCATCTATTTAGTCACCCTCAtgggcaacctgggcatgatTATCTTGATTCACACAGAGCCACAGctgcacacgcccatgtacttcttcctgaGCATTCTCGCCTTCATGGACTTCTGTTTCTCCACAATGGATACCCCCAGACTGCTGGAGAACTTCCTCACCTCAGGTCAGTACATCTCCTTTGCAGGCTGTGTGGCCCAGATGGCCCTCATGACTTTCCTTGGTATTTCTGAGTGTCTGCTCCTGGCCATCATGGCCTATGATCGATTTGTTGCCATCTGCCACCCTCTCCTCTACCACACCATCATGTCACAACCTTTGTGTGTCCAGCTGGTGGCAGCCACCTGGACAGCTTCTATTGCCATTTCAGCTTTGCAAACTGGGTACATCTTCAAGCTGCCCTACTGTGGCCCCAATGTCATTAACCACTATTTCTGTGACATGCCCCCCGTGCTTCAACTTGCCTGTGCAGACACTGCTGAGGTTGAAGTTATTATCTCCTCATCTTCTGCCCTGATTTTCTTctttaccatcaccaccatcctgaTCTCCTATGCTTACGTCCTGGTGACTATCTGCAGAATGCATTCCCTGGAGGCTCAGAGCAAAGCACTCTCCACCTGTACCTCCCACCTCACCAT is a genomic window of Myotis daubentonii chromosome 9, mMyoDau2.1, whole genome shotgun sequence containing:
- the LOC132241929 gene encoding olfactory receptor 8U9-like — its product is MCTSVENCTQVTWFLLLGLTEQEGLRGILFVLFLFIYLVTLMGNLGMIILIHTEPQLHTPMYFFLSILAFMDFCFSTMDTPRLLENFLTSGQYISFAGCVAQMALMTFLGISECLLLAIMAYDRFVAICHPLLYHTIMSQPLCVQLVAATWTASIAISALQTGYIFKLPYCGPNVINHYFCDMPPVLQLACADTAEVEVIISSSSALIFFFTITTILISYAYVLVTICRMHSLEAQSKALSTCTSHLTIICLWYGTIIFMYAQPSSLNSMEQNKFVSVFYTVIIPMLNPLIYSLRNKDVKSALKRRCLGKLPS